Proteins from one Fragaria vesca subsp. vesca linkage group LG6, FraVesHawaii_1.0, whole genome shotgun sequence genomic window:
- the LOC101305679 gene encoding scarecrow-like protein 23-like, which produces MLQSLVPQSPIVTNPKNPTSSSSSSMKTKRVDRDDPDSAADDPSSFTTKRPTFSREPTAEPVEPVAEGESAGLKLLGLLLQCAECVAMDNLHDASDLLPEISELSSPFGSSPERVGAYFAHALQTRVISSCLGTYSPLTTKTLTAAQSQRIFNALQSYNSISPLVKFSHFTANQAIFQALEGEDHVHVIDLDIMQGLQWPGLFHILASRSKKIRSMRITGFGSSTELLESTGRRLADFASSLGLPFEFHPLEGKIGSVAELSQLGIRSSEATVVHWMHHCLYDVTGSDLATLRSLSLLRPKLITVVEQDLSHSGSFLGRFVEALHYYSALFDALGDGLNADSLERHMVEQQLFGCEIRNILAVGGPKRTGEVKVERWGEELKRVGFRPVSLGGNPAAQASLLLGMFPWKGYTLVEENGCLKLGWKDLSLLTASAWQPSD; this is translated from the coding sequence ATGCTTCAGAGCTTAGTCCCCCAATCCCCAATCGTCACCAACCCTAAAAACCCTACCTCGTCTTCTTCTTCCTCCATGAAGACCAAGCGCGTCGACCGCGACGACCCCGATTCCGCCGCCGATGACCCTTCCTCCTTCACCACCAAGCGCCCCACCTTCTCCCGCGAGCCGACGGCCGAGCCGGTCGAGCCCGTCGCCGAGGGCGAGTCGGCCGGGCTCAAACTCCTCGGCCTTCTCCTACAATGCGCCGAGTGCGTCGCCATGGATAACCTCCACGACGCGAGCGACCTCCTTCCGGAGATCTCCGAGCTGTCGTCGCCGTTCGGGTCCTCGCCGGAGCGCGTCGGCGCGTACTTCGCACACGCGCTGCAGACGCGCGTGATCAGCTCCTGCTTGGGGACCTACTCGCCTCTGACCACCAAAACCCTAACGGCGGCGCAGTCGCAGAGGATCTTCAACGCGCTCCAGTCGTACAACTCCATCAGCCCGCTAGTCAAGTTCTCTCATTTCACGGCGAACCAGGCGATTTTCCAGGCGCTGGAGGGGGAGGATCACGTCCACGTCATCGACTTGGATATAATGCAGGGGCTCCAGTGGCCAGGGTTGTTCCACATCCTGGCCTCCCGGTCAAAGAAGATCCGGTCAATGCGAATTACCGGGTTCGGATCCTCCACCGAGCTACTCGAGTCCACAGGCCGGAGGCTGGCGGACTTCGCGAGCTCCCTCGGCCTGCCCTTCGAGTTCCATCCGCTCGAGGGCAAAATCGGAAGCGTAGCGGAGCTGAGTCAACTTGGAATTAGGTCCTCCGAGGCCACGGTGGTGCACTGGATGCACCATTGCCTGTATGACGTGACGGGGAGTGACCTGGCGACGCTGAGGTCGTTGAGCCTGCTGCGGCCGAAGCTGATCACGGTGGTGGAGCAGGACCTGAGCCACAGCGGGAGCTTCTTAGGGCGGTTCGTGGAGGCGTTGCATTACTACAGCGCGTTGTTCGACGCGCTCGGGGACGGGTTGAATGCGGACAGCCTAGAGAGGCATATGGTGGAGCAGCAGCTGTTCGGGTGCGAGATAAGGAACATACTGGCCGTGGGTGGGCCCAAGAGGACTGGGGAGGTGAAGGTGGAGAGATGGGGGGAGGAGTTGAAGCGGGTCGGGTTCCGGCCCGTTTCTCTTGGCGGTAACCCGGCCGCCCAGGCCAGCTTGTTGCTTGGGATGTTCCCTTGGAAAGGGTACACGTTGGTGGAGGAGAATGGGTGCTTGAAATTGGGCTGGAAGGATCTTTCCTTGCTCACCGCCTCGGCCTGGCAGCCGTCCGATTGA